A window of Desulfuromonadales bacterium contains these coding sequences:
- a CDS encoding SemiSWEET transporter: MALVDAVGYFAASCTTLAFLPQAVKVLRDKDTKSLSLGMYVLFTVGVGLWLAYGILKDDYVITLANAITIILSLAILVTKIRFDVLPGK, translated from the coding sequence ATGGCGCTCGTCGATGCAGTGGGCTACTTTGCGGCATCATGCACTACCCTGGCCTTTTTGCCGCAGGCGGTAAAGGTGCTAAGGGACAAGGACACCAAGTCCCTATCGCTCGGCATGTACGTGCTTTTTACCGTCGGGGTCGGCTTGTGGCTGGCGTACGGGATTTTGAAGGATGATTATGTTATAACTCTGGCGAACGCCATTACCATCATCCTCTCCCTGGCCATACTGGTAACCAAAATCAGGTTCGACGTTTTGCCTGGAAAATAA